In the genome of Populus alba chromosome 11, ASM523922v2, whole genome shotgun sequence, one region contains:
- the LOC118038335 gene encoding glycolate oxidase 1, protein MEITNVTEYEAIAKQKLPKMAFDYYASGAEDQWTLAENRNAFSRILFRPRILIDVSKIDIATTVLGFKISMPIMIAPTAFQKMAHPEGEYATARAASAAGTIMTLSSWATSSVEEVASTGPGIRFFQLYVYKDRNVVAQLVRRAERAGFKAIALTVDTPRLGRRESDIKNRFTLPPFLTLKNFEGLDLGKMDKANDSGLASYVAGQIDRTLSWKDVQWLQTITRLPILVKGVLTAEDARLSIQAGAAGIIVSNHGARQLDYVPSTIMALEEVVKAAQGRVPVFLDGGVRRGTDVFKALALGASGIFIGRPVVFSLASEGEAGVRKVLQMLREEFELTMALSGCRSLKEITRNHIVTDWDHPRALLAPKL, encoded by the exons ATGGAGATAACCAATGTCACGGAGTACGAGGCCATCGCCAAGCAAAAGCTACCAAAGATGGCCTTCGACTACTATGCTTCAGGGGCAGAGGACCAGTGGACTCTAGCAGAAAACAGAAATGCATTCTCAAGAATTCT GTTTCGACCCCGTATCCTTATTGATGTGAGCAAAATAGACATCGCCACCACTGTTTTGGGCTTCAAAATATCAATGCCTATTATGATTGCTCCAACTGCCTTCCAGAAAATGGCTCACCCTGAAG GGGAGTATGCTACAGCAAGAGCTGCCTCAGCTGCTGGGACAATCATG ACATTATCCTCATGGGCTACTTCCAGTGTCGAAGAGGTCGCTTCCACTGGACCTGGCATCCGCTTTTTCCAGCTCTAT GTATACAAGGACAGGAATGTTGTTGCTCAGCTTGTCAGAAGAGCTGAGAGGGCTGGTTTCAAGGCTATTGCTCTTACAGTTGATACCCCAAGGTTGGGCCGCAGGGAGTCTGACATCAAGAACAG ATTTACTTTGCCACCATTTTTGACATTGAAGAACTTCGAAGGTTTGGACCTTGGCAAGATGGACAAG GCCAATGACTCTGGACTTGCTTCATATGTTGCTGGTCAAATTGATCGTACTCTGAGCTGGAAG GATGTGCAGTGGCTTCAGACAATCACCAGACTGCCAATTCTGGTGAAGGGTGTACTCACTGCTGAGGATG CAAGGCTTTCAATTCAAGCTGGAGCAGCAGGAATTATAGTGTCGAATCACGGTGCTCGCCAACTTGACTACGTGCCTTCCACTATTATGGCGCTGGAAGAG GTTGTCAAGGCTGCACAAGGACGAGTTCCGGTGTTCTTGGACGGTGGTGTAAGGCGTGGAACCGATGTCTTCAAGGCATTGGCACTTGGAGCCTCTGGCATCTTT ATTGGCCGACCAGTGGTCTTTTCACTTGCTTCTGAAGGAGAAGCTGGTGTGAGAAAAGTGCTTCAAATGCTGCGTGAGGAGTTTGAACTTACTATGGCATTAAGTGGCTGCCGCTCCCTCAAGGAAATCACCCGCAACCACATTGTAACCGATTGGGACCATCCTCGTGCTCTCCTAGCTCCAAAGTTATAG